In one Curtobacterium citreum genomic region, the following are encoded:
- a CDS encoding sensor histidine kinase, translated as MTGSLPTSPLRTTSLRLRTVVAIIALLAVLLSGLVVAVEAVLGARLRAQVEDRLRDRASAAAALVGVLDADDLADRLSAQGLSVRIVQPDGAAVEAGPTPEQLRSGPPDPAGLPGPAGKRAAGSEGTTSGSATSTGTSTTSGARITASSVSDDDGVLTLRSTLDDGTRITLTAGTRDVQETLTQLGWVMGGASAAFLGVAVVGVVLVVRRSLRPLDEMTDTARSIAGGDRGRRLRPSRTDTEIGRVAVAFDEMLDAVEGAETQALAAEERVRSFLSDAAHELRTPVAGVRAAADTLVRSGDDDAATREVLAVHVVRQADRAARLVDDMLTMARLDRGIALERRTTDLVPWVRAEVERLRLRLPAVTLDLRAPDDPVHAEVDPDRLAQVLGNLVDNAARATGGSGTVTVTLARDDAVAVLRVEDDGPGVPEADRERVFDRLVRLEAARDVRSGGAGLGLPIARGIAVAHGGTLAHASGTGALGGAVFELRLPAVAVGPTTDRAEGHVLLA; from the coding sequence GTGACCGGGTCGCTGCCCACGTCCCCGCTGCGGACCACGTCGCTGCGGCTCCGCACGGTCGTGGCGATCATCGCCCTGCTGGCCGTGCTGCTCTCCGGACTCGTCGTCGCGGTCGAGGCCGTCCTCGGCGCCCGGCTCCGGGCCCAGGTCGAGGACCGCCTGCGTGACCGGGCCTCGGCGGCGGCGGCCCTCGTCGGGGTGCTCGACGCCGACGACCTGGCCGACCGGCTCTCCGCGCAGGGGCTCTCCGTCCGCATCGTGCAGCCCGACGGCGCGGCGGTCGAGGCGGGACCGACGCCCGAGCAGCTCCGCTCCGGCCCGCCCGATCCGGCCGGGCTGCCCGGCCCCGCCGGCAAGCGGGCCGCAGGGTCGGAAGGCACGACCTCGGGCTCGGCCACCAGCACCGGCACGAGCACGACGTCGGGCGCCCGGATCACCGCGTCCTCGGTGTCCGACGACGACGGCGTGCTGACCCTCCGGTCGACGCTGGACGACGGCACCCGGATCACGCTGACCGCCGGCACTCGCGATGTCCAGGAGACCCTCACGCAGCTCGGCTGGGTGATGGGCGGCGCCTCCGCCGCGTTCCTCGGCGTCGCGGTGGTCGGCGTCGTGCTCGTCGTGCGTCGATCGCTCCGACCACTCGACGAGATGACCGACACCGCGCGGTCGATCGCCGGTGGGGACCGCGGGCGGCGACTCCGGCCGTCCCGGACCGACACCGAGATCGGCCGGGTCGCGGTCGCCTTCGACGAGATGCTCGACGCCGTCGAGGGTGCGGAGACACAGGCCCTCGCAGCCGAGGAGCGGGTCCGCTCGTTCCTGTCCGACGCCGCGCACGAGCTCCGGACCCCGGTCGCGGGGGTGCGCGCGGCGGCCGACACCCTCGTGCGCAGCGGGGACGACGACGCCGCCACCCGAGAGGTCCTCGCCGTGCACGTCGTCCGCCAGGCCGACCGGGCAGCGCGGCTCGTCGACGACATGCTCACGATGGCCCGGCTGGACCGGGGCATCGCGCTCGAACGCCGGACCACCGACCTGGTGCCGTGGGTCCGCGCAGAGGTGGAGCGGCTCCGGCTCCGGCTGCCCGCCGTCACCCTGGACCTCCGCGCGCCGGACGACCCGGTGCACGCCGAGGTCGACCCGGACCGGCTCGCGCAGGTGCTCGGCAACCTGGTCGACAACGCGGCCCGTGCCACCGGGGGATCCGGCACGGTCACGGTCACCCTCGCCCGCGACGACGCCGTCGCGGTCCTCCGCGTCGAGGACGACGGACCGGGCGTCCCCGAGGCCGACCGCGAGCGGGTGTTCGACCGGCTCGTCCGGCTCGAGGCCGCACGCGACGTCCGCTCCGGCGGCGCCGGACTCGGGCTGCCGATCGCCCGCGGGATCGCCGTCGCGCACGGCGGGACACTCGCGCACGCGTCCGGGACGGGAGCGCTCGGCGGCGCGGTGTTCGAGCTGCGCCTTCCGGCGGTCGCCGTCGGGCCGACGACGGACCGGGCGGAGGGGCACGTGCTGCTAGCCTGA
- a CDS encoding response regulator transcription factor, with protein sequence MNAPARILVVEDDDALRTAVVSTLRAEGHLVAAAPDGRTILDDLDRAVPDLVLLDWMLPGPSGILLAARIRARSDAAVVMMTARDELDDRLRGFAEGADDYVVKPFAMAELVARVTAVLRRRGRVPTVIEVGDLVIDPEGATVRRDGVLLDLTATEFRLLCFLAESRGRTVSKGQITTQVWGYDAVAANLVEVHLSALRRKMEAHGPRLVHTVRGIGYRLAADRGAA encoded by the coding sequence GTGAACGCACCCGCACGCATCCTCGTGGTCGAGGACGACGACGCCCTCCGCACCGCCGTCGTCTCGACCCTGCGCGCCGAGGGACACCTCGTCGCCGCGGCCCCCGACGGCCGGACGATCCTCGACGACCTCGACCGCGCCGTCCCGGACCTCGTCCTGCTCGACTGGATGCTGCCCGGGCCGAGCGGCATCCTCCTCGCCGCCCGCATCCGGGCCCGGTCGGACGCCGCCGTCGTGATGATGACCGCGCGCGACGAGCTCGACGACCGACTCCGCGGGTTCGCCGAGGGTGCCGACGACTACGTCGTGAAGCCCTTCGCGATGGCCGAGCTCGTGGCCCGGGTGACGGCCGTGCTCCGGCGCCGTGGTCGAGTGCCGACGGTGATCGAGGTCGGCGACCTGGTGATCGACCCCGAGGGTGCCACGGTCCGACGGGACGGCGTGCTGCTCGACCTCACCGCGACCGAGTTCCGGTTGCTCTGCTTCCTGGCCGAGAGCCGCGGGCGGACGGTGTCGAAGGGCCAGATCACGACCCAGGTCTGGGGCTACGACGCGGTCGCGGCGAACCTGGTCGAGGTGCACCTCAGCGCGCTCCGCCGGAAGATGGAGGCGCACGGCCCGCGTCTGGTGCACACGGTCCGCGGAATCGGGTACCGGCTCGCGGCGGACCGGGGCGCCGCGTGA
- a CDS encoding GAF domain-containing protein, whose amino-acid sequence MPAPAGLRPLVAESWRRSARVDPDGLPTLALDDAQLDAIRGQGPIGTALPVVRRLLLDDVRAAGCVVALTDAAGCIVWVDGARAARRAAEDMGFTAGADWAEEHAGTSAPGTALRLGRGVQIRSEEHYATAVKAFSCTAVPLHAADGSVVGALDITGDDRAVERHTLPLLTATAAAAEAEIALTALRHAARATSTTVPRADRADRADRGRRGADSAELTLLGSDTATLRTGDRAVRLSERHSEVLAVLASTPGGLAAADLAVAVYGDRRAVPTLRAEVVRLRRVLADHAPGAHLSSRPYRLTGIRTDVETVLSALDRGARLQAVDGYSGPVLPGSASPGVDDLRDAVRSRFRESVLTDGGVEALQAWSRTADGAADPQVLRALLGVLPRRSPRRAGLVAAIEALDRR is encoded by the coding sequence GTGCCCGCTCCCGCAGGGCTCCGCCCGCTCGTCGCCGAGTCCTGGCGTCGCTCGGCCCGGGTGGACCCGGACGGCCTGCCGACGCTCGCGCTCGACGACGCCCAGCTCGACGCCATCCGTGGCCAGGGACCGATCGGCACCGCGCTCCCCGTGGTCCGTCGGCTCCTGCTCGACGACGTCCGCGCCGCCGGGTGCGTCGTCGCGCTGACCGACGCCGCCGGCTGCATCGTCTGGGTGGACGGCGCACGTGCGGCCCGGCGCGCCGCCGAGGACATGGGCTTCACGGCCGGCGCCGACTGGGCCGAGGAGCACGCCGGCACGAGCGCCCCGGGGACGGCGCTCCGCCTCGGCCGCGGCGTGCAGATCCGGTCCGAGGAGCACTACGCCACCGCCGTGAAGGCGTTCTCCTGCACGGCCGTCCCGCTGCACGCGGCGGACGGCTCGGTCGTCGGCGCCCTCGACATCACGGGCGACGACCGTGCGGTCGAACGCCACACGCTGCCGCTCCTCACGGCGACGGCCGCCGCGGCCGAGGCGGAGATCGCCCTCACCGCCCTCCGGCACGCCGCCCGGGCGACCTCGACGACCGTCCCGCGCGCAGACCGAGCCGACCGAGCAGACCGAGGCCGCCGCGGTGCCGACTCGGCCGAACTGACGCTGCTCGGGTCCGACACCGCGACCCTCCGGACCGGAGACCGTGCCGTCCGGCTGTCCGAGCGGCACTCCGAGGTGCTCGCCGTCCTGGCGTCCACGCCCGGCGGTCTCGCCGCAGCCGACCTCGCGGTCGCGGTGTACGGCGACCGCCGTGCGGTCCCCACGCTCCGGGCAGAGGTCGTGCGCCTCCGCCGCGTCCTCGCGGACCACGCGCCGGGCGCGCACCTGTCGTCGCGGCCGTACCGCCTGACCGGGATCCGCACCGACGTCGAGACGGTGCTGTCCGCGCTCGACCGCGGGGCGCGCCTCCAGGCCGTCGACGGGTACTCCGGACCGGTCCTGCCGGGGTCGGCGTCGCCGGGCGTCGACGACCTGCGGGACGCGGTCCGGTCCCGGTTCCGCGAGTCGGTGCTGACCGACGGCGGGGTCGAGGCGTTGCAGGCGTGGTCGCGGACCGCGGACGGCGCCGCGGATCCGCAGGTGCTCCGCGCCCTGCTCGGGGTGCTGCCGCGGCGGTCCCCGCGGCGGGCCGGTCTCGTCGCGGCGATCGAGGCGCTCGACCGCCGCTGA
- a CDS encoding helix-turn-helix domain-containing protein: MDELLTALRAAIRDEVARQLAELLPAQPAPEASPELLGVEQAAARLGVQPKTLYEWRRLHKGPPSLRVGRLVKYRSDVLDEWINRPRSGDDILTLREAADYTRTHWRTIADACRAGELKGIQRTRNATWRVRREDLDTWMGVTPPVRRGPLRSL; encoded by the coding sequence ATGGACGAACTGCTTACAGCGCTCCGAGCTGCCATCCGCGACGAGGTCGCCCGGCAGCTCGCCGAGCTCCTTCCCGCGCAGCCCGCGCCCGAGGCCTCGCCGGAGCTCCTCGGGGTCGAGCAGGCAGCCGCGCGGCTCGGCGTGCAACCAAAGACACTCTACGAGTGGCGTCGGCTCCACAAGGGACCGCCCTCGCTTCGGGTAGGCCGTCTCGTGAAGTACCGCTCCGACGTCCTCGACGAGTGGATCAACCGACCGAGGTCCGGCGACGACATCCTCACGCTCCGCGAGGCCGCGGATTACACGCGCACGCACTGGCGGACGATCGCCGACGCATGCCGTGCCGGCGAACTCAAGGGCATCCAGCGCACCCGGAACGCGACCTGGCGGGTCCGCCGCGAGGACCTCGACACGTGGATGGGCGTCACGCCGCCAGTGCGCCGCGGCCCGCTGCGCTCGCTCTGA
- a CDS encoding DUF2188 domain-containing protein, whose protein sequence is MPKGNDNDRYVVPNNDRGGWDVKKENAQRASAHARTQAEAEARAKEIAENAGGGDVRVQRRDGRWRDSDTTPSGNESRKRDTKH, encoded by the coding sequence ATGCCGAAGGGCAATGACAACGACCGGTACGTCGTCCCCAACAACGACCGCGGCGGGTGGGACGTGAAGAAAGAGAACGCGCAGCGAGCATCGGCGCACGCCAGAACGCAGGCCGAAGCGGAAGCTCGGGCGAAGGAGATTGCGGAGAACGCAGGCGGCGGAGACGTCCGCGTGCAGCGCCGCGATGGCCGTTGGCGCGATAGCGACACGACGCCGAGTGGGAACGAGTCTAGGAAACGCGATACCAAGCATTGA
- a CDS encoding type II toxin-antitoxin system death-on-curing family toxin produces MRPELTVEQVILIHDSMVDAPVTDRGKLESGVRRAFHGMGGQYFYVSIWAQTAALIHGIAAAHGFFDGNKRTAWTAGMTLLELNGVRLRRIPDEETANYMVEITEGLHTIDQIALTLAGYAD; encoded by the coding sequence GTGAGGCCAGAACTCACCGTCGAGCAGGTCATTCTCATCCACGACAGCATGGTCGACGCCCCGGTCACGGACCGCGGGAAGCTTGAGTCGGGGGTGCGCCGGGCGTTTCACGGCATGGGCGGGCAGTACTTCTACGTCAGCATCTGGGCGCAGACTGCTGCGCTGATCCATGGAATTGCGGCCGCGCACGGCTTCTTCGACGGCAACAAGCGCACTGCGTGGACCGCAGGGATGACGCTGCTCGAGCTGAACGGGGTCCGCCTACGGCGAATCCCGGACGAAGAGACCGCGAACTACATGGTCGAGATCACCGAGGGTCTGCACACCATTGACCAGATCGCGCTCACTCTGGCCGGCTACGCCGACTGA
- a CDS encoding Panacea domain-containing protein produces MISVTTTAIDVAAYIRTRVRADMWSLQKLTYLSQAWSLGINGRPLFAETIEAWRDGPVVRSLYRKDRHEFVPAYAGTLSREDTALIDAVLTQYKGLSSDQLINLTHQDKPWIDARGGAPAWVATNTAMSTGEIRKLYTARTIAGRDVPAPVTVGVAASDESVRVAADSVISRWRTALDLLATR; encoded by the coding sequence GTGATCAGCGTGACGACGACAGCGATCGACGTTGCCGCGTACATCCGGACACGCGTCCGGGCTGACATGTGGTCCCTGCAGAAGCTGACCTATCTGTCTCAGGCATGGTCGCTCGGCATCAACGGGCGCCCCCTGTTTGCGGAGACCATCGAGGCATGGCGTGATGGTCCCGTTGTCCGGAGCCTGTACCGCAAGGATCGCCATGAGTTCGTCCCCGCATACGCCGGAACCCTCTCGCGGGAGGACACCGCCCTGATCGATGCTGTCCTAACGCAGTACAAGGGCTTGAGCTCTGACCAGTTGATCAACCTGACTCACCAGGACAAGCCCTGGATCGACGCTCGAGGTGGCGCCCCGGCGTGGGTGGCCACGAACACGGCTATGAGCACCGGGGAAATTCGGAAGCTCTACACCGCACGCACCATCGCGGGCCGGGATGTGCCGGCACCCGTCACTGTCGGCGTCGCCGCGTCTGACGAGTCGGTTCGAGTTGCGGCCGACTCGGTGATCAGTCGTTGGCGGACAGCTCTTGACCTCCTAGCGACGCGGTGA